One genomic window of Desulfobulbaceae bacterium includes the following:
- a CDS encoding phosphoenolpyruvate carboxykinase, translated as MELKELTPEYQLDYLGLKQLGYVHWNLSTPALYEFAVRRFEGQVSHLGPLVVNMGQHTGRAAKDKYVVDEPTTTNDVWWGKINVKYPEERFEALLKRMTAYLRGKMIFVQDCYAGSDPAYRQSVRVISENAWHSLFARNMFVKDKRQEAVTNFIPDFTVLQCPSFNADSEEDQTRSGTFVALNIKRKLILIGGTAYAGEIKKSIFSALNFLLPSQDVLSMHCSANISKSDPNDVAIFFGLSGTGKTTLSADPNRSLIGDDEHGWAANGVFNFEGGCYAKVINLSPEAEPEIFACTRKFGTVLENVAMDPVTRILDLNDASFTENTRASYPLSHLPNYVPSGMAGHPKNIIMLTADAFGVLPPIARLTPDQAMYHFISGYTAKVAGTEKGVTEPTATFSACFGAPFMVRHPYVYAELLEKRITEHNSKCWLVNTGWTGGPYGVGNRMPIKHTRALLDAAINGELDDVPTVIDPVFGFEVPIDVPGVPQKILTPKKTWQDPDAFDRQAAKLAKLFHDNFEQFRDMAPESVVLAGPKG; from the coding sequence ATGGAACTTAAAGAGTTAACTCCAGAGTACCAACTTGATTATCTAGGCCTGAAACAACTTGGCTACGTTCATTGGAACTTATCGACACCCGCCCTCTACGAATTTGCTGTCCGCCGTTTTGAGGGACAGGTTTCTCACCTTGGCCCCCTAGTTGTCAATATGGGCCAGCATACCGGCAGGGCCGCTAAAGATAAGTACGTGGTGGACGAACCGACAACAACCAATGATGTTTGGTGGGGTAAAATCAATGTTAAGTACCCGGAAGAACGTTTCGAAGCATTATTAAAGCGAATGACAGCTTATTTGCGCGGCAAGATGATTTTTGTACAAGACTGTTATGCCGGTTCAGACCCTGCCTATCGTCAGTCGGTGCGAGTGATATCAGAAAATGCCTGGCACAGTCTTTTCGCCCGCAATATGTTTGTTAAAGACAAAAGACAGGAAGCTGTCACAAACTTCATTCCAGATTTCACAGTGCTCCAGTGCCCGAGTTTCAATGCTGACTCCGAAGAAGACCAAACACGCAGCGGCACATTTGTTGCCTTGAATATCAAACGTAAACTTATTTTGATTGGTGGCACAGCCTATGCCGGGGAAATTAAAAAATCTATTTTCTCGGCGCTCAATTTTCTGCTGCCCAGCCAGGATGTCCTGTCGATGCACTGTTCTGCCAATATCAGCAAATCCGACCCGAACGATGTTGCCATCTTTTTTGGTTTATCCGGTACCGGCAAAACCACCCTTTCCGCTGACCCCAATCGCTCATTAATTGGTGATGATGAACATGGGTGGGCCGCCAATGGTGTTTTTAACTTTGAAGGTGGTTGCTACGCCAAGGTAATTAATCTCTCTCCGGAAGCAGAGCCTGAAATTTTTGCCTGTACCCGTAAATTTGGTACGGTGCTCGAAAACGTTGCCATGGATCCAGTGACCAGAATACTCGATCTCAACGACGCCAGTTTCACCGAAAACACCAGGGCCTCATACCCCCTGAGCCACTTGCCAAACTATGTCCCTTCGGGCATGGCTGGTCACCCCAAAAATATTATTATGTTAACTGCCGATGCTTTTGGAGTCCTGCCGCCAATTGCCAGGCTTACTCCTGACCAGGCCATGTATCACTTCATCAGCGGCTATACCGCAAAAGTGGCCGGCACCGAAAAAGGTGTTACCGAACCAACCGCAACCTTCAGCGCCTGTTTTGGTGCTCCCTTTATGGTCAGACACCCCTATGTTTATGCCGAGCTTCTCGAAAAACGAATTACTGAGCACAACTCAAAATGCTGGCTCGTTAATACCGGCTGGACCGGAGGCCCCTATGGTGTTGGCAACAGGATGCCCATTAAACATACGCGTGCCCTTCTTGATGCCGCTATAAATGGTGAACTAGATGACGTTCCGACTGTAATTGATCCAGTCTTCGGATTTGAAGTGCCAATAGATGTACCAGGAGTTCCGCAAAAAATCCTGACCCCTAAGAAAACCTGGCAGGATCCTGACGCCTTTGACAGACAGGCCGCTAAACTTGCCAAACTATTCCATGACAACTTCGAACAGTTCAGGGATATGGCCCCGGAAAGTGTTGTTTTGGCAGGACCGAAAGGTTAG